In Moraxella nasovis, the sequence GCCATCGCTAAAGACTTAGACGTCACCGTCAAGCAAGTCTTTGAGATGGAAAGCCGCCTAACCAGCTATGATGCGTCATTTGAGATGCAAGATTCAGATGAAGATGACGGTCGCTATGCACCACAGCTATACTTAGAAGATGAGGTTAATCCTGCCGATGTCGTCGAAGAGACCGACTGGGAAGAAAACACATCTGCCGCTTTGCACGCTGCTATGAATGAGCTTGATGAGCGTTCACGAGACATCATCACCCAGCGTTGGCTTGCTGACCAAAAATCTACCTTGCATGATTTGGCGGCAGTTTATAACATTTCTGCTGAGCGAGTACGTCAGATTGAAAAGAACGCCATGGAAAAAATTAAAAACGTGCTAACCGTTGATGATGTCATGCTAGGCGGATAATTATGACCAAAGCTACTGTTCATAACAGCCAACTTATCTGGCTAAAGACGGCAGCACTAAACCTAGCCATCGGTGTAGGGCTTGGTGCATTCGGTGCTCATGGCTTACAGGGCTTTGCAGACCCTTACGCCATCGAAATTTGGCATACCGCCACGCTTTATCTGTTCGTTCACGCCCTAGGCTTGCTTGCCATCGGTGTGTTAAATGCCACCACACAATATCGAATCTCATTGCCCGCCTATCTGCTACAAGCAGGTATCGTTATTTTTAGCGGAACGCTCTATGCCATGGCACTTGGTGCACCAAAATGGCTGGGCATGATTACCCCCATCGGTGGCACGCTTATGATTATGGGCTGGCTGACGCTTACATTTGGCACATTGCATAAGCAAGGCAGCACCACTCTACCCAAAACCAAACCTATTAAATAAAACCAAATATGACCAATATTAACCTAAATGGCAATGCCACCACCACCGACCAGACCAATGTTCTAGATCTACTGACGAGCCTAGAGATGACCCAAGGCAGATTCGCCGTTGAAATTGACGGCAATCTCGTCCCAAAATCACGCCTTGCCGACACCCTTATCACCGAAGGCATGAACATAGAAGTCGTCCAAGCTGTGGGCGGAGGTTAAGATGAGCCTTAGTATTGCAAGCATTCAGTTATGTAGCCAAACTGACATTGACGCCAATTTAGACACCATCAAAAAAGCAGTAAGCCAAGCTGCCAATCAAGCGCAGCTCATCATACTGCCTGAGAACGCTTGTGTTATGGGAAGACAAGACAAACTTGCCGATAGATTTGATGAGATGGTCGCATTTATGGGCAATCTAGCAAAAACCCACCACATCTATCTAGTGGCGGGTACGTTGCCTTGCCCTACTCGCCCTGATGGCACGGATGTCTTAGGTGATAGATTTCGCCAAGTTAGTCTTGTCTTTAATCCACAAGGTAAGCAGATTGCCCGATACGATAAAATCCATCTATTTCGTGCCACCGTAGATGATAGCACGGGTGGCTATGATGAAAATAACACCTTTGAAGCAGGTGATACGCCTGTGGTCGTACCGCTTAACATAGATGGTCAAATCATTCATCTTGGTCTGATGATTTGCTTTGATGTGAGATTTCCACGCCTTGCTCAGACGCTTCGAAATATGGGAGCAGACATCATCAGCATGCCAGCAGCTTTCACCTACCAAACAGGTAAAACACATTGGCAAACGCTACTCCAAGCAAGAGCTTTAGACAGTCAATGCCTTATCATTGGTAGCACCCAAGGTGGCACACACCACATTGGCGAGCGTACTCGCCAGACGTGGGGTCATGCGATGATGGTCAACGCTAATGGTCAGATTATCGCCACGACCAACAACACCCAATGTACAGATGACTTTGCAATCATTTATGCAGACTTTGATAAAGCTGCCCAAAAAAGCATTCGCCAAACCATGCCAATTTTTGAATGCTTTCAAGAATTTTAACTAAAAAACCGCTTAATAAAAAGCGGTTTTTCACTCTCAGCACGCTTCATGCCCTTACCTAAGCATAAGCTTTTTTACTAATCCGACCATACCATCTTTAATACACTTGCCACCACAAATGGCGTAATCAGCATAGCAATAATACTTCCTGCCCCAAGCAAAGCAAGTGTAGGCAGTCCATTTAGTCCTGTGGCGTATAAATCCACCGCTCCTGTCGCAAAAATCAGCACAGGTAGCTGCATGGGTAAAGCGATGAGTGGCACAAGCACCGCTCCATTTTTAAGCGTGAGCGTCAAACTGCTGGCAATGGCAGATAAGGCAAGCATAAGCGGTGAACCTGCCACGATAGATACCATTAAAATTACAGCATCTTTAACTGGCATGTCAAACAACGGCACAGCAAGCAGCGATAATACCGCCACACAGCCTGCACTAAAAACCCAGTGCATAATCAATCTGGCAAGCACCCATACTGGCAGTGGTGCTCTTGAGACGACAAGCTGAGCTAAAACACCGTTCGCCATGTCATCACGAAATAAATCATCTACACCAATTACTAGAGCAATCAAGGTTGCAATCCACACTGCCGAGCTTGCCAAACGCAGCAATAAGGCAGGCTCACTGCCAATCGCCAAAGGAAATAACGTAATAATGAGCAAAAACAACACCAATGGAAACAGCCACTGCACCGCCCCTTGGCGTTTAATTTGCCATTCTCGTGCCATCATCGCCAAAAATGCTGACTTCATCATAACGCAAACTCCGCCAAATCTAAGGTGCAATTATGGATACGCACCAACTGGTGACTGGTCATAAGCACTGCACCGCCACAACTTGCAAACTGCCTAATCCGCTCTTCGATATCGGCTACCATCGCCACATCAAGAGCGGTTAATGGCTCATCAAGTAGCCAAAATGGCGACTGCTCTACGTCCAGCACAAAAAGCCTAGCCAAACCAACTCGCCGAGACTGACCTGCTGATAACTGACCGCTTGGCATTTGTTCTAAACCTTGCAAACCCACCCTTTCAAGAGCTTGTTCAATCACAGTCTTGCTGCCATCCACACCATACAGTGATAATAAAAATTGCAGATTTTGAGCTACTGTCAAATGCTCACTAATGCCAAGCTGATGCGACACATACACAGGTGCTAAGTCGCCTGCGATCATCATCTTACCTGTCATCATCGGTAAAATCCCTGCAATCTGCGACAGTAGTGTCGTCTTACCTAAGCCATTTTCTCCAATGAGATGGCAAATATCACCAGCGTGTAAAGTTAGGCGAACATCGCTACACAGTACAAAATCGCCCCGCTGTACGTCCACGCCTTGCATGGCAAAGACGCAGTTAGGCGAAGTGGTATTAAGATGAGAAAAATCAGTCATGGTAGATGTGTTATGGCTAAATATCACCGCCCATCATACCAAAATTTACAAAATTTTGCCCAAAAATTGACCAGATTTGCTATGATAGCTAAGCGATTTTAGCCCATTTATCTTTTGTCATTCAACCAAGACCTTTTATGAACCTTTTTAAAAAATTACGGCAGCTATTTCAGTCATCGCCAAGCGATATGCCTAAAGACGATGTGTCTAATCATCAAAACACCCCAAGTGATACAACAAATCCAAACCATTTGGCTGATTTTTGGCTTAATCAAAAAACGATCAATGACCAAAAAGACTTTTATTTACAGCCCATCACAACCGTTATTAAACAAGTGCTTGATGAGCAAGATTTGTATTACGAACACCGACCGCCAAAAGCTGATGAATCTCGTATCCATCATCTAATTTTAAGCTTTGGTGATGATGATGGCGATGATTTGGCCTGCGTATTTCGCATTAATGAAACAAATCAGCTGGTTAGTATTTTTGGTATTTTAGATGAAATTGTACCGCAGTCGTATTTTGCTGCTGCCATGGCTAAAATCGCTTATGTCAATAACAGTCTAGGCTTTGGCAGTATTGAGCTTGACCCAAATGATGGTGAAGTGCGAGTGAAGATTTTTATGGATGCTGAATTTACCATTATCAATACGCACTCTGTCATGAGTCATATGCATGGCGTACTAGGGCTGACTAAAATTGCCAAACAGCTGATTGACGATGTGCTTACCAATGACTTATATGGTTATGATTTACGCCCCTATTTAAGACTTGATGGCGATGATGGGAATAATGCTGATGATACAGATCAATTTACCCCGACAAGCACTGTCCAATAACCATGCTTAAAATCGCCCACTCACCCCTGTTTTGCCACCCCTTGCCTATGGGTCATCGCTTCCCCATGGCAAAATATGACCTAATCCCCAAAAAACTCATCAATGATGGCGTGATTCGTGCAGATAATTTATTCCACCCACAAATGCTCTCCGAGAGTGAAATCCTAAGCACGCACAGTAATGATTATTGGCATAAATTAAAAACAGGCACACTATCTGACAAAGAGATTCGTAAAATCGGTCTGCCAATGTCAGCACAGCTTGTCAAAAGAGAACGCTACATCACCCACGCCACCTATGAATGTGCCTTATACGCACTACAATACGGCATATCACTGTCCACGTCAGGCGGAACGCATCATGGTTTTGCAGACCATGGCGAAGGGTTTTGTGTGTTTAATGATGTGTGCGTAGCAAGTAATTTACTCTTGCAAAGGGGTCAAGCTCGGCAGATATTAAGCGTGGATTTGGACGTACACCAAGGCAATGGCAATGCGTCCATTATGGCAAATAATCCTAGTGTATTTATATTTAGTATGCACGGCAAGAAAAATTACCCATTCATCAAACCACCGTCCGACCTAGATATTGAGCTTGCCGATGGTACAGGCGATGATGAATATCTACAAATCCTAACAGACACTCTGCCAAATCTTATCAAACAGACAAATCCTGACATCATCTTTTATCAAGCAGGTGTGGACGTATTGGCAACCGATAAGCTCGGCAAACTGTCGCTAACGATGGCAGGCTGTCATGAGCGAGATGAGATTGTCCTAACCACCGCTTATCAGTTTGGTGTGCCTGTGGTGGTGGTCATGGGCGGGGGATATAGTGATGATGTAAATGTGGTGGTTGATGGGCATTGTGGGGTGTTTAGGGTGGCGAGTGGGCTGGTAGGATAATGAGATTATTAACCTACCAACCTAACAATATTTATACCAAGTTTGGTTTTAGAAAAACTAGATTGAACAATTTATTAACTTTGATTAAATTTATTATGCCACCTTTCTCCAAAATCAAATAACCTACTATCAGAACACACAACATAAATTACAGACGTATCATCTTTTTTAATTCTTGTTAAAGCCACATAAATTAACTCATATGCACATTCTACAAAAGATAAATCATCTAAGATTATCATTAAAGCCTTTGACTCCCAGCCTTTGTAACTGTGAATTGTACAGGCTTTAATTGTTTGAGCACCTTTAAAGAAATATTGTTTCTTTCTGCGAGACTCCAATTTATCTGTGGAAAATATATCAGTATATCTTTTTCCATTAGATTTTAAGACTTCGCATATTTGCAACCCTAGATTATGTGTTGTAGTAATGATAGTTTGGTCGGCAAATGCCATATTTAAACTCCTAGCTACACCTTCAAATTCTAGAATATGATTTCTTAAAATTGACTTATCTAAATTTATTTCATTTATCCACCTAAATTGAAAGTTTCCTGCATTACTTGCATCTGATGAAAACATATCATTTTCATCAAATTCTATTGGCTCTGGCTTTATGATATTTGAATTTGGTAAGAATGTATCTATATAATCACAAACAAATGGAATGACAGGGAATGGTAATCTATAAGTGGCGTTTAACTCTGACCAACGACCAGAAAAACCGCAATCGGTCATCGCATCATCAGTCCAAAGATTATTTTTAGCATAAATATCCTGGGTTGAATCTGCAACTAATAACATTTCACCACCATCATTTAATAGCCTTCTTAATATGTTCCACCATCTTGGATTATAATCTTGACCCTCATCAACTAAGATGGCATCATATTTCTCATTAAAAAGCCCTTCATCTAAACATTGCTCTACCAATGCACAAAGTTTATTATCATCAACAAATTCGTCATTTTTTAAATTTTGAAATAAGGCATTATATTCTTTATCATACCCTGATTCTATACAAATTCTTGAACATAAATAATGAAAATTAAGCCATACACCTTCTTTTCTTGCTTTTGAATACTCTCTAACCGCCAAATCAGTAAGATAATTACACAAAGTAATATTAAAACTAACGACCAATACAGATTTTCCTTGCTCCAATAAATGAGTTGCTTTTTTAGCAACAACAATTGACTTTCCTGAACCAGCTGGACCCTTTAAACGTCTATAACCAGACTTTGTGCGAGTTGTCGCAAACTCCAATTGTTTTTTATCCAATTGCAATGGTTGTCTTTGTTCCTTATTTGCATCAGGCTCTATTAACCAAAACTTTAAATAACTAGCAACAATATCATTCATGGTTGAATTTTTATTATCTAGCAATCGTTTTGGAAATACATTATTAATATCGTCATAAAAAGATTCTTGGGAAATAACAAAATATTTTGCATAGGGATTCTCTTTATTAAAAATTCTACGCCCCCTATTTTCAAAAATACTATAAATTCCAGCCTTACTTAACTGCTCTTGTGTTGCCGATGGGAAAACCAAACCACAAAACAACACTCTCTTACCACTTTCAGTACCCAACTGTGGCGTGTACAGATGAATCATTTCTTTCCTATACAGCAATAATTTATCAACAGGGTTTTCAGGGCGATAAGGTTTTTCCACCCCCTTTTGTGCTTTTAAATGCAGTTTTCCATTATTGGCATAATCTGAATAATAATGGATAGCATCAAAGTTCCAATTTTTAACTTCAAAAATACAAATACCAACTTTCGGATTTACAATAATAACATCAGGACAAAGTCCATTAAAAGCAGGTTGAATATAAATTTCCCAATTTGCATTCAAATGTTTATCTAAATACTCAATAAATTGCCTTTCTCCTGACTCCAAAGGTTGCCGCAAATTATCCCATTCAGACTTTGGTGGCACAATCACTCTTTGCATGATACACTCCATAAAATAAACAACCCCCAACCATCATAGCTAGGGATTGATTATTTTTCAACAAATCACAACGCTCTCAACTGCTCCATTTGCTTATCTATCTCCCCCACTTGCCCTTGCAACTCCGCCAACTTCCCCTTCTCCGCTTCTACCACACTCGCAGGAGCCTTAGCAACAAACCCTTCATTCGCCAATTTCTTAGTGATAGCGTCCGCCTGCTGTTGTAGTTTATCACGCACTTTTTGTAGGCGGGCAAGCTCAGCACTTGGGTCAATCAAGCCTTTCATCGGCACCAAAACTTTTAAAGAGCCGATTAGAGCTTGCGATGATAATGGAACTTCATCATTGTCGCCCACAATCGTTAGGCTCTCTACTTTGGCAAGTGCCTTGAACTGGCTTTCAATGCGGTTTAGGCTTGACCGCTCTTCATCGCTCACACCTTGTAGCAATACAGGCAGACGCACAGCATTGCCCAGTTTCATCTCGCCACGGATATTTCGCACCGCACCAATTAAACCTTGTAGCCACGCCATATCATGCTCGGCTTGCTCATTGATAAGCTCTTGATTTGCCACAGGAAAATCTGCAAGCATGATACTCTTGCCTTTGATACCCAACATGGGAGCGATGGTCTGCCAAATCTCTTCGCTGATAAATGGCATGATTGGGTGGATTAGTCGCAGTGCAGTCTCCAAGGTGGCAAGTAGCACACGGCGAATTTCTGCCTTACGTTCATCAGCTACCGTGTCGTCATTTAAGACAGGTTTGACCAGCTCCAAGTACCAATCGCAATATTCATTCCAAATAAAGTCATAAATCGCCTGACTTGCCAAATCAAAACGGTAAGTCTCAAAGGCAGTATTGACCGCCTGCTCGCATTTTTGTAGTCGGCTGATTATCCATTTTTCGGACAATTCCCAAAGCTTGGGTCGTTTGGTGTCGCTGATGCTCTTACCTTCTACATTCATCAGCACAAACTTGCTGGCATTCCAAATTTTATTACAAAAATTGCGATAACCCTCCACACGTTTTAGGTCAAATTTAATATCTCGCCCTGTACTAGCAAGGCTTGCAAAAGTAAATCTAAGTGCGTCCGTGCCATAAGCCATCAGCCCTTCGGGAAATTCTTTACGTGTCGCTTTTTCAATTTTGGTGGCATCTTTGGGGTTCATAAGACCTGTGGTGCGTTTGGCAGCCAAAGCGTCCAAATCAATGCCATCAATCAAATCCAAAGGGTCTAGCACATTACCCTTAGATTTACTCATCTTTTGACCTTCACCATCACGCACCAGACCATGTACATAGACGGTTTTAAATGGCACTTGCGGTTTGCCATCTTTGTCTTTGACAAAATGCAAGGTCATCATAATCATGCGAGCCACCCAAAAGAATATGATGTCAAAGCCAGTAACCAGCACACTTGTTGGGTGAAAATGTTGCAAAATGGCATTATCAAAATCTTTGTCCGTGCCTGTCCAGTCAAGCGTGCTAAACGTCCAAAGTGCAGAACTAAACCAAGTATCTAGTACGTCTTCATCTTGGCGAAGCGGTATGTCGCCTAAGTCGTATTTGACACGCACTTCACTCTCATCACGCCCCACATAGACATTGCCAGTCTCATCATACCACGCAGGAATGCGATGTCCCCACCACAGCTGGCGTGAGATACACCAATCTTGAATGTCTTTCATCCACGCCATGTACATATTGGTGTACTGCTCTGGGACAAATTTGATGTCGCCATTTTCTACCGCCTGTATGGCAGGCTTAGCAAGCGGTGCGATTTTGACATACCATTGGTCGGTCAACAGTGGCTCAATCACCACGCCAGAGCGGTCGCCATAGGGGCGTTTTAATTCGTGGGGTTCAATTTTTTCAAGATAGCCGTACTCTTGCAAATCTTCCACGATTTTTGTGCGAGCATCAAAGCGGTCAAGCCCACGATAACGTTCTGGGGCATTGTCATTCATCGTAGCATCAAGATTCATCAAATTGATGATCTCAATGTCGTGGCGTTTGCCGACTTCATAATCATTAAAATCGTGAGCAGGGGTAATCTTCACGCACCCTGTGCCAAACTCAGGGTCAGGATAAGGGTCTGCGACAACTGGAATGATGCGGTCGGTCATGGGAACGTGTACCATCTTGCCAATCACGTCTTTATAACGCTCATCATCAGGGTGTACTGCCAAACAGCCGTCCGCCAAAATTGTCTCTGGGCGAGTGGTGGCGATGTGCATATAGCCACCGCCAAAGCTTTCGTCTTTGTCCACAAATGGGTAGCGAACATGATACATAAAGCCTTTTTCATCACGGTTTTCTACTTCCAAATCCGAGACGGCGGTTTGTAGTTTTGGGTCCCAGTTCACCAATCTTTTACCACGATAAATCAGACCTTCATCGTGCAGACGGACAAACACTTCTTTGACCACTTGGGATAAATCATCGTCCATCGTGAAACGTTCACGAGACCAGTCTACACTTGACCCAAGACGGCGGATTT encodes:
- the thiS gene encoding sulfur carrier protein ThiS, which encodes MTNINLNGNATTTDQTNVLDLLTSLEMTQGRFAVEIDGNLVPKSRLADTLITEGMNIEVVQAVGGG
- a CDS encoding histone deacetylase family protein, whose protein sequence is MLKIAHSPLFCHPLPMGHRFPMAKYDLIPKKLINDGVIRADNLFHPQMLSESEILSTHSNDYWHKLKTGTLSDKEIRKIGLPMSAQLVKRERYITHATYECALYALQYGISLSTSGGTHHGFADHGEGFCVFNDVCVASNLLLQRGQARQILSVDLDVHQGNGNASIMANNPSVFIFSMHGKKNYPFIKPPSDLDIELADGTGDDEYLQILTDTLPNLIKQTNPDIIFYQAGVDVLATDKLGKLSLTMAGCHERDEIVLTTAYQFGVPVVVVMGGGYSDDVNVVVDGHCGVFRVASGLVG
- a CDS encoding YbjN domain-containing protein; the protein is MNLFKKLRQLFQSSPSDMPKDDVSNHQNTPSDTTNPNHLADFWLNQKTINDQKDFYLQPITTVIKQVLDEQDLYYEHRPPKADESRIHHLILSFGDDDGDDLACVFRINETNQLVSIFGILDEIVPQSYFAAAMAKIAYVNNSLGFGSIELDPNDGEVRVKIFMDAEFTIINTHSVMSHMHGVLGLTKIAKQLIDDVLTNDLYGYDLRPYLRLDGDDGNNADDTDQFTPTSTVQ
- a CDS encoding heme exporter protein CcmB; protein product: MMKSAFLAMMAREWQIKRQGAVQWLFPLVLFLLIITLFPLAIGSEPALLLRLASSAVWIATLIALVIGVDDLFRDDMANGVLAQLVVSRAPLPVWVLARLIMHWVFSAGCVAVLSLLAVPLFDMPVKDAVILMVSIVAGSPLMLALSAIASSLTLTLKNGAVLVPLIALPMQLPVLIFATGAVDLYATGLNGLPTLALLGAGSIIAMLITPFVVASVLKMVWSD
- a CDS encoding valine--tRNA ligase produces the protein MNKLATTYNPAELEAGMYQIWEQQGYFKPTLDKPKSFSIVIPPPNVTGSLHMGHGFNNTIMDALTRFHRMKGYNTLWQPGTDHAGIATQMVVERQLGLQGVSRHDLGREAFIDKVWEWKNESGGNITRQIRRLGSSVDWSRERFTMDDDLSQVVKEVFVRLHDEGLIYRGKRLVNWDPKLQTAVSDLEVENRDEKGFMYHVRYPFVDKDESFGGGYMHIATTRPETILADGCLAVHPDDERYKDVIGKMVHVPMTDRIIPVVADPYPDPEFGTGCVKITPAHDFNDYEVGKRHDIEIINLMNLDATMNDNAPERYRGLDRFDARTKIVEDLQEYGYLEKIEPHELKRPYGDRSGVVIEPLLTDQWYVKIAPLAKPAIQAVENGDIKFVPEQYTNMYMAWMKDIQDWCISRQLWWGHRIPAWYDETGNVYVGRDESEVRVKYDLGDIPLRQDEDVLDTWFSSALWTFSTLDWTGTDKDFDNAILQHFHPTSVLVTGFDIIFFWVARMIMMTLHFVKDKDGKPQVPFKTVYVHGLVRDGEGQKMSKSKGNVLDPLDLIDGIDLDALAAKRTTGLMNPKDATKIEKATRKEFPEGLMAYGTDALRFTFASLASTGRDIKFDLKRVEGYRNFCNKIWNASKFVLMNVEGKSISDTKRPKLWELSEKWIISRLQKCEQAVNTAFETYRFDLASQAIYDFIWNEYCDWYLELVKPVLNDDTVADERKAEIRRVLLATLETALRLIHPIMPFISEEIWQTIAPMLGIKGKSIMLADFPVANQELINEQAEHDMAWLQGLIGAVRNIRGEMKLGNAVRLPVLLQGVSDEERSSLNRIESQFKALAKVESLTIVGDNDEVPLSSQALIGSLKVLVPMKGLIDPSAELARLQKVRDKLQQQADAITKKLANEGFVAKAPASVVEAEKGKLAELQGQVGEIDKQMEQLRAL
- the ccmA gene encoding heme ABC exporter ATP-binding protein CcmA, translating into MTDFSHLNTTSPNCVFAMQGVDVQRGDFVLCSDVRLTLHAGDICHLIGENGLGKTTLLSQIAGILPMMTGKMMIAGDLAPVYVSHQLGISEHLTVAQNLQFLLSLYGVDGSKTVIEQALERVGLQGLEQMPSGQLSAGQSRRVGLARLFVLDVEQSPFWLLDEPLTALDVAMVADIEERIRQFASCGGAVLMTSHQLVRIHNCTLDLAEFAL
- a CDS encoding UvrD-helicase domain-containing protein — encoded protein: MQRVIVPPKSEWDNLRQPLESGERQFIEYLDKHLNANWEIYIQPAFNGLCPDVIIVNPKVGICIFEVKNWNFDAIHYYSDYANNGKLHLKAQKGVEKPYRPENPVDKLLLYRKEMIHLYTPQLGTESGKRVLFCGLVFPSATQEQLSKAGIYSIFENRGRRIFNKENPYAKYFVISQESFYDDINNVFPKRLLDNKNSTMNDIVASYLKFWLIEPDANKEQRQPLQLDKKQLEFATTRTKSGYRRLKGPAGSGKSIVVAKKATHLLEQGKSVLVVSFNITLCNYLTDLAVREYSKARKEGVWLNFHYLCSRICIESGYDKEYNALFQNLKNDEFVDDNKLCALVEQCLDEGLFNEKYDAILVDEGQDYNPRWWNILRRLLNDGGEMLLVADSTQDIYAKNNLWTDDAMTDCGFSGRWSELNATYRLPFPVIPFVCDYIDTFLPNSNIIKPEPIEFDENDMFSSDASNAGNFQFRWINEINLDKSILRNHILEFEGVARSLNMAFADQTIITTTHNLGLQICEVLKSNGKRYTDIFSTDKLESRRKKQYFFKGAQTIKACTIHSYKGWESKALMIILDDLSFVECAYELIYVALTRIKKDDTSVIYVVCSDSRLFDFGERWHNKFNQS
- a CDS encoding nitrilase-related carbon-nitrogen hydrolase; protein product: MSLSIASIQLCSQTDIDANLDTIKKAVSQAANQAQLIILPENACVMGRQDKLADRFDEMVAFMGNLAKTHHIYLVAGTLPCPTRPDGTDVLGDRFRQVSLVFNPQGKQIARYDKIHLFRATVDDSTGGYDENNTFEAGDTPVVVPLNIDGQIIHLGLMICFDVRFPRLAQTLRNMGADIISMPAAFTYQTGKTHWQTLLQARALDSQCLIIGSTQGGTHHIGERTRQTWGHAMMVNANGQIIATTNNTQCTDDFAIIYADFDKAAQKSIRQTMPIFECFQEF
- a CDS encoding DUF423 domain-containing protein; the encoded protein is MWLKTAALNLAIGVGLGAFGAHGLQGFADPYAIEIWHTATLYLFVHALGLLAIGVLNATTQYRISLPAYLLQAGIVIFSGTLYAMALGAPKWLGMITPIGGTLMIMGWLTLTFGTLHKQGSTTLPKTKPIK